In Curtobacterium sp. L6-1, a genomic segment contains:
- the lgt gene encoding prolipoprotein diacylglyceryl transferase, with amino-acid sequence MPLLSIPSPSTAWQYFDLTAWLRSTFGVSMPLDFRIHAYAICILIGIVICVLLTNSRMNARGVERGIIIDIALWAVPAGIIGGRAFHVISHVDDYFGPGIDPLSVFYIWEGGLAIFGALILGSLGAWIGCRMAGIRFSAFIDAAAPGVLLAQAAGRLGNYFNHELFGMPTSLPWGLQIEASNPAYPKGLPEGVLFHPTFLYEIIWNVVGAVLILLIDRRFRLQWGRVMALYLVWYGTGRSVLESIRVDTSETFAGIRTNVWMSFAAILLGLVIFLVQSRRHVGKEPSPYLPGREPRSKSDVDSDDTYSEHDTTTGVADPEPVATVADRR; translated from the coding sequence ATGCCCCTCCTGAGCATCCCGAGCCCGAGCACGGCCTGGCAGTACTTCGACCTCACCGCCTGGTTGCGGAGCACGTTCGGCGTCAGCATGCCGCTCGACTTCCGGATCCACGCGTACGCGATCTGCATCCTCATCGGGATCGTCATCTGCGTGTTGCTCACGAACAGCCGGATGAACGCGCGCGGAGTCGAGCGGGGGATCATCATCGACATCGCGCTCTGGGCGGTGCCGGCCGGCATCATCGGCGGACGCGCGTTCCATGTGATCAGCCACGTCGACGACTACTTCGGTCCGGGGATCGACCCCCTTTCGGTGTTCTACATCTGGGAAGGCGGTCTGGCGATCTTCGGGGCGCTGATCCTCGGGTCGCTCGGAGCCTGGATCGGGTGCCGCATGGCCGGGATCCGCTTCTCGGCGTTCATCGACGCCGCGGCGCCCGGCGTGCTCCTCGCCCAGGCCGCCGGTCGGCTCGGCAACTACTTCAACCACGAGCTGTTCGGGATGCCGACCAGCCTGCCGTGGGGCCTGCAGATCGAGGCGTCGAACCCGGCCTACCCGAAGGGCCTGCCGGAGGGAGTGCTCTTCCACCCGACGTTCCTCTACGAGATCATCTGGAACGTCGTCGGCGCGGTGCTCATCCTGCTGATCGACCGTCGCTTCCGACTGCAGTGGGGCCGCGTCATGGCCCTCTACCTGGTCTGGTACGGCACCGGCCGGTCCGTCCTCGAATCGATCCGCGTCGACACGAGCGAGACCTTCGCCGGCATCCGGACGAACGTGTGGATGTCCTTCGCGGCGATCCTGCTCGGGCTCGTCATCTTCCTCGTCCAGTCCCGGCGACACGTCGGCAAGGAGCCGAGCCCGTACCTGCCGGGTCGCGAGCCTCGCTCGAAGTCCGATGTAGACTCGGACGACACCTACTCGGAGCACGACACCACGACCGGTGTCGCCGATCCGGAGCCGGTCGCCACAGTCGCCGACCGACGCTGA
- a CDS encoding Trp biosynthesis-associated membrane protein, whose translation MKRSRPLVVVVGLAVAGLVMLSWTQTWFTMHLDHSAAVVSTVAADGAAVVPQYTAVAIASLALFLALTIAGRIVRVVLAVVQVLLGVAVVVTGVSALTDPVASARSAVGSVAGVSDVGAVRQVVTSVDVSPWPVVGIAAGVLAALLGIAVLFLQRSWPGPSRKYGDATTPGAASAAGARATGSAPAPSGDVAAAPVARDAIVDWDDLSAGVDPTAGDAAVGESRTADTVGSTERRPTGGASDNEEHREQH comes from the coding sequence GTGAAGCGCTCCCGTCCGCTCGTCGTCGTGGTCGGTCTCGCCGTCGCGGGGCTCGTGATGCTCTCGTGGACGCAGACGTGGTTCACGATGCACCTCGACCACTCGGCCGCCGTCGTGTCCACCGTCGCCGCCGACGGTGCGGCCGTGGTGCCGCAGTACACCGCGGTCGCCATCGCCAGCCTCGCGCTGTTCCTCGCGCTCACGATCGCGGGCCGGATCGTCCGCGTCGTGCTCGCCGTCGTCCAGGTCCTGCTCGGCGTGGCCGTCGTGGTCACCGGGGTCTCGGCGCTGACCGATCCCGTCGCCTCGGCCCGCAGCGCGGTCGGGTCGGTCGCCGGCGTGAGCGACGTCGGCGCCGTCCGGCAGGTCGTCACGAGCGTCGACGTGAGCCCCTGGCCGGTCGTCGGGATCGCCGCCGGGGTGCTCGCCGCTCTCCTCGGGATCGCGGTGCTGTTCCTGCAGCGGTCGTGGCCCGGCCCGAGCCGGAAGTACGGCGACGCCACCACACCCGGTGCGGCCTCCGCCGCCGGTGCACGCGCCACGGGCAGCGCCCCGGCACCGTCCGGCGACGTCGCCGCCGCGCCGGTCGCACGTGACGCGATCGTCGACTGGGACGACCTCAGCGCCGGGGTCGACCCGACCGCGGGGGACGCCGCCGTCGGGGAGTCGCGGACCGCGGACACGGTAGGATCGACGGAGCGCCGCCCGACCGGTGGCGCCAGCGACAACGAGGAGCACCGTGAGCAACACTGA
- the hisI gene encoding phosphoribosyl-AMP cyclohydrolase, giving the protein MTDSTSASTEAVLDRARFGADGLLPAIVQEESSKDVLMLGYMDREALRRTLTEGRVTFWSRSRNEYWRKGDTSGHAQYVRGAALDCDDDTLLVTVHQVGAACHTGAHRCFDVDPLDPVTASAPTEVGAATGGADR; this is encoded by the coding sequence ATGACCGACAGCACCAGCGCCAGCACCGAAGCGGTCCTCGACCGCGCTCGTTTCGGTGCGGACGGACTGCTCCCCGCCATCGTGCAGGAGGAATCGTCGAAGGACGTCCTCATGCTCGGGTACATGGACCGAGAAGCACTCCGCCGCACCCTCACCGAGGGCCGGGTGACCTTCTGGTCCCGCTCCCGGAACGAGTACTGGCGAAAGGGTGACACGTCCGGGCACGCCCAGTACGTCCGCGGCGCCGCGCTGGACTGCGACGACGACACGCTGCTCGTCACGGTCCACCAGGTCGGGGCCGCCTGCCACACCGGCGCGCACCGGTGCTTCGACGTGGACCCGCTCGACCCGGTGACCGCGTCGGCCCCGACCGAGGTCGGCGCCGCGACGGGCGGGGCGGACCGGTGA
- a CDS encoding anthranilate synthase component I, with amino-acid sequence MTDAPRTTARTDFDDLVARGHRVVPVVRALFADSETPVGVYRKLADGRAGTFLLESAGQGGLWSRWSFVGVRSFGVLTQDGDRASWIDTGLSVERAVGSLDGAPLDVLARLHERWATPRVPGTPPLVGGTVGFIGWEAVRQLEHLPDAPPADFDVPGQALSFVAELAALDHRTGLVVLVASALNDGTDDADTLWSDAQARLDRMQADLVQPSVATVAEAFDIAEPTARSRSTPEEYAAAIERSKRYIRDGDVFQVVISQRFDHDVTADPLDVYRVLRTLNPSPYMYFLALEGTDGAPFWIVGASPEALVKVQDGRAMTHPIAGSRPRGATTEEDVRLGEELLQDPKERAEHLMLVDLARNDLQKVCEPGSVAVTEFMTVERFSHIMHLVSSVEGAVRPGASAIDVFRATFPAGTLSGAPKPRALQIIDELEPAKRGAYAGVVGYFDFAGDADVAIAIRTALIQDGIARVQAGAGLVADSDPTSEHLEAVNKAAAPLRAVATANRMTGVAR; translated from the coding sequence GTGACGGACGCGCCCCGCACCACGGCGCGCACCGACTTCGACGACCTGGTCGCGCGCGGCCACCGCGTGGTCCCGGTCGTCCGGGCGCTCTTCGCCGACAGCGAGACCCCGGTCGGGGTCTACCGGAAGCTCGCCGACGGCCGCGCCGGCACGTTCCTCCTCGAGTCCGCCGGCCAGGGCGGCCTGTGGTCCCGGTGGTCCTTCGTCGGCGTGCGGAGCTTCGGCGTCCTCACGCAGGACGGCGACCGGGCGTCGTGGATCGACACCGGACTGTCGGTCGAGCGTGCCGTGGGGTCGCTCGACGGCGCGCCGCTCGACGTGCTCGCGCGCCTGCACGAGCGGTGGGCGACCCCGCGCGTGCCGGGCACCCCGCCCCTCGTCGGCGGCACCGTCGGCTTCATCGGGTGGGAGGCCGTCCGGCAGCTCGAACACCTGCCCGACGCACCGCCCGCCGACTTCGACGTGCCCGGACAGGCGCTGTCCTTCGTCGCCGAGCTCGCGGCCCTCGACCACCGCACCGGCCTGGTCGTCCTCGTCGCGAGCGCGCTGAACGACGGCACCGACGACGCCGACACGCTCTGGTCCGACGCGCAGGCGCGGCTCGACCGGATGCAGGCCGACCTCGTCCAGCCGAGCGTCGCGACCGTCGCCGAGGCGTTCGACATCGCCGAGCCGACCGCACGGTCCCGCTCGACGCCCGAGGAGTACGCGGCGGCGATCGAGCGGTCGAAGCGGTACATCCGCGACGGCGACGTCTTCCAGGTCGTCATCTCGCAGCGCTTCGACCACGACGTGACCGCCGACCCGCTCGACGTCTACCGCGTGCTCCGCACCCTGAACCCGAGCCCGTACATGTACTTCCTCGCGCTCGAGGGCACCGACGGCGCTCCGTTCTGGATCGTCGGCGCCTCGCCGGAGGCGCTCGTGAAGGTCCAGGACGGCCGCGCGATGACCCACCCGATCGCCGGGTCCCGCCCCCGTGGCGCGACCACGGAGGAGGACGTCCGCCTGGGCGAGGAGCTCCTGCAGGACCCCAAGGAACGCGCCGAGCACCTCATGCTCGTCGACCTCGCCCGCAACGACCTGCAGAAGGTGTGCGAGCCGGGGTCCGTCGCGGTGACGGAGTTCATGACCGTCGAGCGGTTCAGCCACATCATGCACCTGGTCTCGAGCGTCGAGGGCGCCGTCCGTCCCGGTGCCTCGGCGATCGACGTGTTCCGGGCGACCTTCCCCGCGGGGACGCTGTCCGGGGCGCCGAAGCCGCGCGCCCTGCAGATCATCGACGAGCTCGAACCCGCGAAGCGCGGTGCGTACGCCGGGGTCGTGGGGTACTTCGACTTCGCCGGGGACGCCGACGTGGCCATCGCGATCCGCACCGCGCTCATCCAGGACGGGATCGCGCGGGTGCAGGCGGGTGCGGGACTCGTGGCCGACTCGGACCCGACGAGCGAGCACCTCGAGGCGGTCAACAAGGCCGCGGCGCCGCTCCGGGCCGTCGCCACCGCGAACCGGATGACCGGGGTCGCACGGTGA
- the trpA gene encoding tryptophan synthase subunit alpha, protein MSTDRTVAATIDRANTERAGAVVGYLPAGYPDLETSVDAAVALAENGVDVIELGLPYSDPVMDGPVIQRAAEESLANGFKVAQVFDAVRAITERVDTPVLVMTYWNPVLRYGVERFADDLVAAGAAGLITPDLIPDEGQQWIDASERTGLDRVFLAAPSSTDTRMRQAVDRSRGFVYAVSTMGVTGARTGVDSAARTVVSRLRDAGVERTCVGLGISTADQVREVLEYADGAIIGSAFVRALADLGVGGVAERAAELSAGAAAPGAAPPGAASSGAGRR, encoded by the coding sequence GTGAGCACGGACCGGACGGTCGCGGCGACCATCGACCGCGCGAACACCGAGCGCGCCGGCGCCGTCGTCGGGTACCTGCCCGCCGGCTACCCGGACCTCGAGACCAGCGTCGACGCGGCGGTGGCCCTCGCCGAGAACGGCGTCGACGTCATCGAGCTCGGCCTGCCGTACTCCGACCCGGTCATGGACGGGCCGGTCATCCAGCGTGCCGCCGAGGAGAGCCTGGCAAACGGCTTCAAGGTCGCGCAGGTCTTCGACGCCGTGCGCGCCATCACGGAGCGCGTGGACACCCCCGTGCTCGTGATGACGTACTGGAACCCCGTCCTGCGGTACGGAGTCGAGCGGTTCGCCGACGACCTCGTGGCCGCGGGCGCCGCCGGTCTCATCACCCCGGACCTCATCCCCGACGAGGGCCAGCAGTGGATCGACGCCTCCGAGCGCACCGGTCTCGACCGCGTGTTCCTGGCGGCGCCGTCCTCCACGGACACGCGGATGCGGCAGGCCGTCGACCGCAGTCGCGGCTTCGTCTACGCGGTGTCGACGATGGGCGTCACCGGCGCCCGGACCGGTGTCGACAGTGCCGCCCGAACCGTGGTCTCGCGGCTGCGGGACGCGGGCGTCGAGCGGACCTGCGTCGGTCTCGGCATCTCCACCGCCGACCAGGTGCGCGAGGTGCTCGAGTACGCCGACGGAGCCATCATCGGGTCGGCCTTCGTGCGTGCGCTGGCCGACCTCGGCGTGGGCGGGGTCGCCGAACGTGCGGCCGAGCTGTCCGCCGGTGCCGCGGCCCCGGGTGCCGCACCGCCGGGCGCTGCGTCGTCCGGCGCTGGGCGTCGCTGA
- the trpB gene encoding tryptophan synthase subunit beta, whose product MTSLRDLQGPYFGDFGGRFVPESLVLALDELEAAFREAWADPSFREELDTLHREYTGRPSIITEVPRFAKHAGGARIILKREDLNHTGSHKINNVLGQALVARRLGKTRLIAETGAGQHGVATATAAALFGMDCVVYMGAVDTERQALNVARMRLLGAQVIPVETGSRTLKDAINDALRDWVANVDSTHYLLGTVAGPHPFPEMVRQFHKVIGEEARQQVLDRVGRLPDAVAACVGGGSNAMGIFEAFLDDESVRLHGFEAGGDGVETGRHAASITLGREGVLQGAKSYLMQDEDGQTIESHSISAGLDYPSVGPEHAYLASIGRAKYEPITDTEAMEAFRLLSRTEGIIPAIESSHALAGAIKLGKELGPEGVVLVNLSGRGDKDVASASRYFGILDETAVQS is encoded by the coding sequence GTGACCTCACTCCGTGACCTGCAAGGCCCCTACTTCGGCGACTTCGGCGGACGCTTCGTCCCCGAGTCCCTCGTCCTGGCACTCGACGAACTCGAGGCCGCCTTCCGCGAGGCCTGGGCGGACCCGTCCTTCCGCGAGGAGCTCGACACGCTGCACCGGGAGTACACCGGTCGGCCGTCGATCATCACCGAGGTGCCGCGCTTCGCCAAGCACGCCGGTGGCGCGCGGATCATCCTCAAGCGCGAGGACCTCAACCACACCGGGTCGCACAAGATCAACAACGTGCTCGGTCAGGCCCTCGTCGCCCGGCGGCTCGGCAAGACGCGGTTGATCGCCGAGACCGGTGCCGGTCAGCACGGCGTCGCGACGGCGACCGCCGCGGCACTGTTCGGCATGGACTGCGTCGTCTACATGGGCGCCGTCGACACCGAGCGCCAGGCGCTCAACGTCGCGCGGATGCGCCTGCTCGGCGCGCAGGTGATCCCGGTCGAGACCGGCTCCCGCACGCTCAAGGACGCCATCAACGACGCGCTGCGCGACTGGGTGGCGAACGTCGACTCGACGCACTACCTGCTCGGCACGGTCGCCGGACCGCACCCGTTCCCGGAGATGGTCCGCCAGTTCCACAAGGTGATCGGCGAGGAAGCCCGTCAGCAGGTCCTCGACCGCGTCGGCCGTCTGCCCGACGCCGTGGCAGCGTGCGTCGGCGGTGGTTCGAACGCGATGGGCATCTTCGAGGCGTTCCTCGACGACGAGTCCGTCCGCCTGCACGGCTTCGAGGCCGGCGGTGACGGCGTCGAGACCGGACGGCACGCGGCGAGCATCACGCTCGGTCGCGAGGGCGTGCTGCAGGGAGCGAAGTCGTACCTCATGCAGGACGAGGACGGGCAGACCATCGAGAGCCACAGCATCTCCGCGGGACTCGACTACCCGAGCGTCGGGCCGGAGCACGCGTACCTGGCGTCGATCGGACGGGCGAAGTACGAACCGATCACCGACACCGAGGCGATGGAGGCGTTCCGTCTCCTCAGCCGCACCGAGGGCATCATCCCGGCGATCGAGTCGTCGCACGCCCTGGCCGGCGCCATCAAGCTCGGCAAGGAGCTCGGGCCCGAGGGCGTCGTCCTCGTGAACCTCTCCGGTCGCGGCGACAAGGACGTGGCGTCCGCCAGCCGGTACTTCGGCATCCTCGACGAGACGGCGGTCCAGTCGTGA
- the trpC gene encoding indole-3-glycerol phosphate synthase TrpC: MLESLVAGALEDAAARRLDRPYADVERDLDRVASPLDALDFLAPGDRVKVLAEVKRASPSRGSMATIEDPAALAANYERGGASAISVLTEGRRFLGSLADLESVKARVTVPVLRKDFIADPYQVVEARAAGADLVLLIVAALEQRALVELHALAEELGMRVLVEAHSADEVSRGLDAGARILGVNARDLTDFSLDRDLFGSLADRIPDGVVRVAESAVKTPADVAHYRSAGADVVLVGEALVTGADPAATLASFIDG, encoded by the coding sequence CTGCTCGAGAGCCTGGTCGCCGGCGCCCTCGAGGACGCCGCCGCACGCCGACTCGACCGCCCCTACGCGGACGTCGAGCGTGACCTCGACCGTGTGGCGTCGCCGCTCGACGCGTTGGACTTCCTCGCGCCGGGCGACCGCGTGAAGGTCCTGGCCGAGGTCAAGCGCGCCAGCCCGTCCCGCGGGTCGATGGCGACGATCGAGGACCCGGCCGCCCTCGCGGCCAACTACGAGCGGGGCGGTGCCTCGGCGATCAGCGTGCTGACCGAGGGGCGCAGGTTCCTCGGGTCGCTCGCCGACCTCGAGTCGGTGAAGGCCCGTGTGACGGTGCCCGTGCTCCGCAAGGACTTCATCGCCGACCCGTACCAGGTCGTCGAGGCCCGTGCGGCGGGGGCGGACCTGGTCCTCCTGATCGTCGCCGCCCTCGAGCAGCGCGCGCTGGTCGAGCTGCACGCCCTGGCCGAGGAGCTCGGCATGCGCGTGCTCGTCGAGGCCCACTCGGCGGACGAGGTCTCCCGCGGGCTCGACGCCGGCGCACGGATCCTCGGCGTCAACGCCCGCGACCTCACCGACTTCTCGCTCGACCGCGACCTCTTCGGTTCGCTCGCCGACCGCATCCCCGACGGGGTCGTGCGCGTTGCCGAGTCCGCCGTGAAGACCCCCGCCGACGTCGCGCACTACCGGTCCGCCGGGGCCGACGTCGTCCTCGTCGGGGAAGCGCTCGTCACCGGCGCCGACCCCGCCGCCACGCTCGCGTCGTTCATCGACGGCTGA
- the hisF gene encoding imidazole glycerol phosphate synthase subunit HisF, producing MTDGTTTATALGGVSVRVIPCLDVSGGRVVKGVNFLDLQDAGDPVELAARYYEQGADELTFLDVGATVENRATMWDTVTRTAEQVFIPLTVGGGVRSVDDVSRLQQCGADKIGVNSAAIARPGLVTEIADRFGSQAVVLSLDVKRSSRTPSGFVVTTHGGRTETDVDAVAWASEAVERGAGELLVNSIDADGTKNGFDLALVTAVRAVSSVPVIASGGAGRVEHFAPAIDAGADAVLAASVFHRGEMTVADVKDALRATGHVVR from the coding sequence GTGACCGACGGCACGACCACGGCGACCGCGCTCGGCGGGGTGTCGGTCCGGGTCATCCCGTGCCTCGACGTCTCCGGCGGCCGCGTCGTCAAGGGCGTCAACTTCCTCGACCTGCAGGACGCCGGGGACCCGGTGGAGCTCGCCGCGCGCTACTACGAGCAGGGTGCCGACGAGCTGACCTTCCTCGACGTCGGTGCCACGGTCGAGAACCGCGCCACCATGTGGGACACCGTCACCCGCACCGCCGAGCAGGTCTTCATCCCGCTCACGGTCGGCGGCGGGGTCCGCAGCGTCGACGACGTCTCGCGGCTGCAGCAGTGCGGCGCGGACAAGATCGGCGTGAACAGCGCGGCGATCGCCCGTCCCGGACTCGTCACCGAGATCGCCGACCGGTTCGGGTCGCAGGCCGTCGTCCTCTCCCTCGACGTCAAGCGGTCCTCCCGCACGCCCTCGGGCTTCGTCGTCACGACGCACGGCGGCCGCACCGAGACCGACGTCGACGCCGTCGCCTGGGCCAGCGAGGCCGTCGAGCGCGGCGCGGGGGAGCTCCTGGTCAACTCGATCGACGCCGACGGCACGAAGAACGGGTTCGACCTCGCACTCGTCACGGCGGTCCGTGCGGTCTCGTCCGTCCCGGTCATCGCCTCGGGAGGCGCGGGTCGCGTCGAGCACTTCGCCCCCGCGATCGACGCGGGGGCCGACGCCGTCCTCGCGGCGAGCGTCTTCCACCGGGGCGAGATGACCGTCGCCGACGTCAAGGACGCGCTGCGCGCGACCGGCCACGTGGTCCGCTGA
- a CDS encoding HGxxPAAW family protein: MSNTEPAELGEGHSPAAWTAVVIMLIGFAAGTLFFWFDMAWGVWVSAGIVLIGLVVGFAMGKAGYGVNGPKFVPKHHGE, translated from the coding sequence GTGAGCAACACTGAGCCCGCAGAACTCGGCGAAGGCCACTCGCCGGCGGCCTGGACGGCCGTCGTCATCATGCTGATCGGCTTCGCCGCCGGGACGCTCTTCTTCTGGTTCGACATGGCCTGGGGCGTCTGGGTCTCCGCCGGCATCGTGCTCATCGGCCTCGTCGTGGGCTTCGCGATGGGCAAGGCCGGCTACGGCGTCAACGGTCCGAAGTTCGTCCCCAAGCACCACGGCGAGTGA